Proteins encoded by one window of Seriola aureovittata isolate HTS-2021-v1 ecotype China chromosome 4, ASM2101889v1, whole genome shotgun sequence:
- the LOC130167179 gene encoding integrin-linked protein kinase produces the protein MDDIFTQCREGNAVAVRLWLDNTENDLNQGDDHGFSPLHWACREGRSSVVDMLIMRGARINVMNRGDDTPLHLASSHGHREIVGKLIQCKADTNAANEHGNTPLHYACFWGQDQVAEDLVTNGAQVSICNKYGETPMDKAKPHLRELLREKAEKLGQNLTKIPFKDSFWKGTTRTRPRNGTLNKHAGIDFKQLSLLAKINENQSGELWQGRWQGNEIVVKLLKIRDWTTRKSRDFNEEYPKLRIFSHPNVLPMLGACQSPPAPHPIIITHWMPYGSLYNVLHEGTNFVVDQTQAVKFALDIACGMAFLHTLEPMIPRHYLNSKSVMIDEDMTARISMADVKFSFQCPGRMYSPAWVAPEALQKKPEDINRRSADMWSFAILLWELVTREVPFADLSNMEIGMKVALEGLRPTIPPGISPHICKLMKICMNEDPAKRPKFDMIVPILEKMQDK, from the exons AGATGACCACGGCTTCAGCCCTCTCCACTGGGCATGCAGGGAAGGCCGCTCCAGCGTGGTGGACATGCTCATCATGAGAGGAGCTCGCATTAACGTCATGAACCGTGGAGACGACACGCCTCTGCACCTGGCCTCCAGCCATGGACATCGAGAAATTGTGGGAAAG ctGATCCAGTGCAAAGCGGACACAAATGCAGCCAATGAACACGGGAACACACCACTGCATTACGCCTGCTTCTGGGGCCAAGACCAAGTGGCTGAG GACCTTGTGACTAATGGGGCTCAGGTGAGCATCTGTAACAAATATGGGGAAACTCCCATGGACAAAGCCAAACCTCACCTGCGTGAACTCCTCCGAG AAAAGGCTGAGAAATTGGGTCAGAACTTGACTAAAATTCCCTTCAAGGACTCGTTCTGGAAAGGCACCACCAGAACTCGACCCC GCAATGGTACTTTGAATAAACATGCAGGCATTGACTTCAAACAGCTTTCTCTCCTCGCTAAAATAAACGAGAACCAGTCGGGAGAG CTGTGGCAAGGACGCTGGCAAGGAAATGAAATTGTTGTTAAGTTGCTAAAGATTCGTGACTGGACCACAAGGAAAAGCAGAGACTTCAATGAGGAATATCCCAAACTCAG GATATTTTCCCACCCGAATGTCCTACCCATGTTGGGAGCATGTCAGTCTCCTCCCGCCCCTCaccccatcatcatcacacactgGATGCCTTATGGCTCCCTCTACAACGTGCTGCATGAAGGCACCA ACTTTGTGGTGGACCAGACACAGGCGGTGAAGTTTGCGCTGGACATTGCTTGTGGAATGGCTTTCTTACACACACTTGAACCCATGATCCCTCGCCACTATCTCAACAGCAAGAGTGTTATG ATAGATGAAGACATGACAGCCAGGATCAGCATGGCAGACGTCAAGTTCTCCTTCCAGTGTCCTGGCAGGATGTACTCTCCTGCATGGGTAGCCCCAGAGG CCCTGCAGAAGAAGCCAGAGGATATCAACCGTCGGTCAGCGGACATGTGGAGCTTTGCTATCCTGCTTTGGGAGCTGGTGACCAGAGAGGTTCCCTTTGCTGACCTATCTAACATGGAAATAGGCATGAAG GTTGCCTTGGAGGGTTTGAGGCCCACTATCCCTCCCGGCATCTCACCCCACATTTGCAAGCTCATGAAGATATGCATGAACGAAGACCCAGCTAAGAGGCCTAAATTTGACATGATTGTGCCAATTCTGGAAAAAATGCAGGACAAGTGA
- the apbb1 gene encoding amyloid beta precursor protein binding family B member 1, with protein sequence MGGHDDEDMPYVVNKQKQDEELKNKLNDSSHWCDQESTGNNAKWVKEGQNQLRKVAENQQDQDHNCNISQNGNKEDFPHQNTTQEEQQGNEEQTKSPKIAMTPGLSQEESKNILNEPLLIDTLESTEEKDKEREEDCKEKENNSEEDEETSGDTRGEKVAEEQSNVECQREGSVVGRNACLLFSNMNGTPSDEETSWPALSQDNTADSSPNGNRESFWDSSAFETDTDLPSGWMRVRDTSGTYYWHIPTGTTQWEPPSPLGKVGDSMMSSTMSLETTPCEEQEESWAHLSSTDEGAGEGELWKEEGEVASDQSLKEFEGATLRYASINLNYNCSQSEEEEKLTPLSTDIETKCFAVRSLGWVEMSEEDMAPGKSSVAVNNCIRQLSYHKHNLHDTAGIWGEGKDMLMVLENDTMNLIDPLGQTLLHAQPIGSIRVWGVGRDNGRDFAYVARDNLTQVLKCHVFRCDSPAKNIATSLHEMCSKIMMERKATKPGISRLNSDPDKPGLIPVEEFPAPKNELFQRFHVYYLGCESVTKPVGMDVINDVLETAVNGKDKNDWTPVSVNVAPATLTILSKQNEEVLSECRVRFLSFMGVGKDVHTFAFIMAEGPRDFTCHMFWCEPNAASLSEAVQAACMLRYQKCLDARPPSLASCLPTPPADSVARRVKKGVQSLLGSFKSYRSGSQSP encoded by the exons ATGGGTGgccatgatgatgaagatatGCCATATGTTGTGAATAAACAAAAGCAAGATGAAGAGCTAAAGAACAAGCTGAATGACAGCAGCCACTGGTGCGACCAGGAGTCCACAGGCAACAATGCCAAATGGGTCAAAGAAGGCCAGAACCAGCTGCGGAAAGTAGCTGAGAACCAGCAGGACCAGGACCACAACTGCAATATCAGCCAAAATGGGAACAAGGAAGACTTCCCTCATCAGAACACCACTCAGGAAGAACAACAGGGAAACGAGGAGCAGACCAAGTCTCCCAAAATAGCAATGACCCCTGGTCTCAGTCAGGAGGAGTCCAAAAACATCCTTAATGAGCCGCTACTCATCGACACTCTGGAGTCCACAgaagagaaagataaagagagagaagaggactgcaaagagaaggaaaataattcagaggaagatgaggagacaTCAGGTGATaccagaggagagaaagtggCTGAAGAGCAGAGTAATGTGGAGTGTCAGAGAGAGGGCAGTGTTGTGGGGAGAAATGcctgcctcctcttctccaACATGAACGGGACACCAAGTGATGAGGAGACCAGCTGGCCTGCACTGTCACAGGATAACACAGCTGACAGCTCTCCAAATGGCAACAGAG AGTCCTTTTGGGACTCCAGTGCTtttgagacagacacagacctgCCTTCAGGATGGATGAGAGTGCGAGATACATCAGGCACATACTACTGGCACATCCCCACAGGCACCACCCAGTGGGAGCCTCCATCACCCCTGGGTAAAGTTGGCGATTCTATGATGTCGTCCACTATGTCCCTGGAAACTACACCCtgtgaggagcaggag GAATCGTGGGCTCATCTTTCAAGCACAGATGAAGGAGCCGGTGAAGGGGAACTGTGGAAG gaggagggagaggttGCATCTGATCAAAGTCTGAAGGAGTTTGAAGGAGCAACTCTACGCTATGCATCCATCAACCTGAA CTACAATTGCTCCcaatcagaggaagaagagaagctCACTCCACTCTCCACAGATATAGAAACTAAG TGCTTTGCAGTGCGTTCCCTGGGCTGGGTAGAGATGTCTGAGGAGGACATGGCACCTGGCAAGAGTAGTGTTGCCGTCAACAACTGCATCAGGCAGCTCTCTTATCACAAACACAACCTTCATGACACTGCTGGTATCTGGGGAGAG GGTAAGGACATGCTGATGGTCCTGGAGAATGACACTATGAACTTGATCGACCCTCTGGGCCAGACTCTGCTTCATGCTCAGCCTATTGGCAGCATCCGTGTGTGGGGTGTAGGCAGAGACAACGGCAG GGATTTTGCTTATGTGGCTCGAGACAACCTGACCCAAGTTCTGAAGTGTCATGTTTTCCGCTGTGACTCACCTGCCAAGAACATCGCCACCAGCTTACATGAGATGTGCTCAAAG ATAATGATGGAGAGAAAGGCAACCAAGCCAGGGATAAGCAGACTGAACTCTGACCCAGATAAACCTGGGCTCATCCCTGTTGAAG AGTTTCCTGCTCCAAAAAATGAACTCTTCCAGCGCTTCCATGTTTATTACCTTGGTTGTGAGTCTGTGACTAAGCCAGTTG GAATGGATGTAATTAATGACGTGCTAGAGACAGCAGTGAATGGCAAAGATAAAAATGATTGGACTCCTGTCTCTGTGAATGTTGCACCAGCCACCCTCACAATACTTTCAAAACAG AATGAGGAAGTGCTGTCAGAGTGCAGGGTGCGTTTCCTGTCTTTCATGGGTGTGGGGAAGGATGTCCACACCTTCGCTTTCATCATGGCCGAAGGTCCCAGAGATTTCACCTGTCACATGTTTTGGTGCGAACCCAACGCTGCCAGTCTGAGTGAGGCTGTCCAGGCTGCCTGCATG CTTCGCTATCAGAAATGTTTGGATGCACGTCCTCCCAGCCTAGCCTCCTGCCTGCCCACTCCTCCTGCTGACTCTGTGGCTCGACGGGTCAAGAAGGGAGTACAGAGTCTGCTGGGCAGCTTTAAGAGCTACAGGTCAGGCTCCCAGTCCCCTTGA